A window of Candidatus Neomarinimicrobiota bacterium genomic DNA:
GGAATCGTCCTTCGCCATGACACCTTATTTAATATGTAATTGCGAACGGAACGCAGCAATCACCTAACTTAATGGTGAGCTACTGACAGTTGATCGATAAATCCACCATTTCTTTTCTGTGTGATCTAGCCGAAAATAATAAGCGGGAGTGGTACCATGTTCACAAGGGTGAGTATAAAAGTGCCTTGGAGAATTTCGCCGAGCTGGTATCAGCCTTGCTTTTCCGGCTATCTGAATTTGATCCTGATATTTTGGGTACGGAGCCGAAGGAGTGCATGTTCAGGATCTACCGGGATATTCGCTTCTCGAAAGACAAGACACCCTATAAGCCTTGGTTCAGTGCCCGCCTGGCGCCTGGGGGGAAGAATTATTCCGGACCCGGGTACTATGTTCGGGTCGCTTTCGATGGCTCCAGGTTGGCCACAGGTATTTACAGGCCTGAAAGGGAAAAACTAGATAGTATCCGGAAGCGAATATCGGCCTGGCCGAATCAGTTCGAGGAAGCTGTCAACGGAGGTGCTTTTAACAAATATTATAGGGAACTTATCGGAGAAAAACTGAAGCGTCCCCCTGCCGGCTTCTCAAAGGAGGATCCCGCCATCGAGTGGATCAAACACAAA
This region includes:
- a CDS encoding DUF2461 domain-containing protein, which gives rise to MIDKSTISFLCDLAENNKREWYHVHKGEYKSALENFAELVSALLFRLSEFDPDILGTEPKECMFRIYRDIRFSKDKTPYKPWFSARLAPGGKNYSGPGYYVRVAFDGSRLATGIYRPEREKLDSIRKRISAWPNQFEEAVNGGAFNKYYRELIGEKLKRPPAGFSKEDPAIEWIKHKSFVGWHHVPKRL